Genomic segment of Arthrobacter antioxidans:
GGATCAGCACCTTCCTCGCCGGGATCTTCCTGCTCATCCTCGTCGTCGCCCTCGGCGACATCGTGGCCCTCATCCCGATGGCCGCCCTCGTCGCCGTCATGATCTTCGTCGCCATCGCCACCTTCGACTGGCACAGCATCCAGCCCGCCACCCTGAAGCGGATGCCCAGGAGCGAGACCACCGTCATGCTCGCAACCGTCATCGTCACCGTCTGGACCCACAACCTCGCCATCGGCGTCGGCGTCGGCGTCCTCGTGGCCATGGTCGCCTTCGCCCGCCGCGTGGCGCACTTCGTCACCGTGGAACGGACCGAGACCACCGTGGACGGCGACCGGCACGCCACCTACACGGTCGACGGCGAGCTGTTCTTCGCGTCCTCCAACGACCTCTACACCCAGTTCGAGTACGCCACCGACCCCCGCCGGGTCACCATCGACCTGCACGGCTCCCACCTCTGGGACGCCTCCACCATCGCCGCCCTGGACGCGGTCACCGAGAAGTACCGCACCCACGGCACCGAGGTGAAAGTCGTCGGCCTCAACGAGGCCTCCACGATGATGCGCGAACGCCTCGGCGGGAAGCTCGGCGCCGGCCACTGACCGGTTGCGCCGGGATCCAGCCGACGCATGTCCGGCGCGGAACCCGCCGCCGTGCCGGAGTCCGCGGGCAGTAGGGAACAATGGAGGAATGGCCGATACCACCCAGGGCACAGACACGCCCTCCCCCCAGCCCGTTTCCGTCCCCGACAAGCCCGTACTCGAGGGCCTCGAGGAGAGACTGTCCCGCCAGTGGCGCGAGGACGGCACCTACGCCTTCAACCGTGACACGACGCGCGCCGACGTCTACTCGATCGACACTCCCCCGCCCACCGCCTCGGGATCGCTCCACGTGGGGCACATGTTCTCCTACACGCAGACCGACGTCATGGCGCGGTTCAAGCGCATGCGCGGCGCCAACGTCTTCTACCCGATGGGCTGGGACGACAACGGGCTCCCCACCGAGCGCCGCGTCCAGAACTACTACGGTGTCCGCTGCGACCCGTCGGTGCCGTACGACGCCGACTACCGGCCTCCCGCCGAACCCGCGAAGAACCAGCGGGACTTCGACGCGGTGTCGCGGAAGAACTTCATCGAACTGTGCGAAGAACTGGCCGTCGAGGACGAGAAGGTCTTCGAGAACCTCTTCAGCACCCTGGGCCTCTCGGTCGACTGGGACCTGACCTACCGGACCATCGACGACACCTCGCGCGCCGTCTCGCAGCGTGCCTTCCTCGAGAACCTCAAGGCCGGCGATGCCTACCTGGCCGAGGCGCCCACCCTGTGGGACGTCACCTTCCGCACCGCCGTCGCGCAGGCCGAGCTCGAGGACCGAGAGCAGGCCGGCGCCTACCACCGCATCGCGTTCCACGCCCCCGACGGCTCGCAGATCCACGTCGAGACCACGCGCCCCGAGCTGCTGCCCGCGTGCGTCGCCCTCGTGGCACACCCCGACGACGAGCGCTACAAGCCGCTCTTCGGCACCACCGTCACCAGCCCGCTGTTCGACGTCGAGGTCGAGATCAAGGCGCACCCCCTGGCGAAGCCCGACAAGGGCAGCGGCATCGCCATGATCTGCACGTTCGGCGACCTCACCGACGTCACCTGGTGGCGGGAACTGCAGCTGCCCACCCGCGCCGTCGTCGGCCGCGACGGCCGCCTCCGCGCCGAGGCACCCGAGTGGATCGCCACCGAGCGTGCGCGCGAGAACTACGGCCAACTGGCCGGCAAGACCATCTTCAGCGCCAAGGAGGCCGTCGTCGCCCTGCTCCGCGAGAGCGGGGACCTCGAGGGCGAGCCGAAGAAGATCATGCACCCGGTCAACTTCTACGAGAAGGGCGACAAGCCCCTCGAGGTCGTCACCAGCCGCCAGTGGTACATCCGCAACGGCGGACGCGACGCCGGCAAGCGGGAAGTGCTGATCGAGCGGGGACGGCAGATCGACTTCCACCCCGCCTTCATGCGCTCCCGCTACGAGAACTGGATCGAGGGACTGAACGGCGACTGGCTCGTCTCGCGCCAGCGCTTCTTCGGCGTCCCCGTCCCTGTCTGGTACCGCCTCGACGGCGATGGCGAACCGGAGTACGAGGACCCGATCATCCCTGCCCTCGAGTCCCTGCCCGTCGACCCGGCCGCCGATCCGGCGCCGGGCTTCGAGGAGACCGCGCGCAGCCAGCCCGGCGGCTTCATCGGCGACAGCGACGTCCTGGACACCTGGGCGACGTCGTCCCTGACCCCGCAGATCGTGGGCGGCTGGGCGCGGGACGAGGACCTCTTCGCGAAGGTGTTCCCGTTCGACCTGCGCCCGCAGGGACACGACATCATCCGCACGTGGCTGTTCTCGACGGCGGTCCGCGCCGATGCCCTCCAGGACTCGGTGCCGTGGAAGCACGCCGCCCTCTCCGGCTGGATCCTCGACCCCGACCGCAAGAAGATGTCGAAGTCCAAGGGCAACGTCGTGGTCCCCACCGACGTCCTGGAGCAGTTCGGCGCGGACGCCGTGCGTTACTGGGCCGCATCGGCGAAGCTCGGCGCGGACACCGCGTACGAGGTCAACCAGATGAAGATCGGCCGGCGCCTGGCGATCAAGCTGCTCAACGCCTCGAAGTTCGTCCTCAACCTCGGGGTCACCGAGGCGTCCATCGGCTCCGGCGCGCTGGACCGCGTCTCGAACGCCCTGGACATCTCCCTGCTCGCCCAGCTCCGCACGGTGACCGAGCAGGCCACGGCCGCGTTCGAGAAGTACGACTACGCCCGCGCCCTCCAGCTCACGGAGTCCTTCTTCTGGACGTTCACGGACGACTACGTGGAACTGGTCAAGGACCGCGCCTACGGCGATCCGGATGACGCGGGGACGCAGTCCGTCCAGACGGCGCTGGCGACGACCCTGGACGCCCTGCTGCGCCTGTTCGCGCCGTTCCTGCCGTTCGCCACGGAAGAGGTCTGGAGCTGGTGGCGCGAGGGATCCGTCCACCAGGCGGCCTGGCCCGGTGCCGAGGCACTCACGGCGCTGCCGCACACGGCCGACGCCGGGGTCCTCACCTCCGTGGCGCTGGCCCTCGGGGGCATCCGCAAGGCCAAGTCGGAGGCGAAGGTCAAGCAGCGCACCGAGGTGGAGCGCGCCGTCGTCACCGCGTCCCCCGCCCAGGCGGGGCAGATCCGCGCCGGGCTGGCCGACCTCCTCGCGGCCGGCAACGCCCGCGACCTCGAGGTCGTCGAAGGGGACGGCCCAGTGAGCGTCTCCGACGTCGAGCTGGTGCCGCAGCCCGCCGAGTAGCGTCCGGACACAGGAAGGGACCCGCCGCTGGGCGGGTCCCTTCCTGCATCCTGGCCGGGTGGACGTCAGTCGAAGCGGGGGCTCTCCGTGCGGGAGCGCTTGAGTTCGAAGAACCCGGGGAACTCGGACATCAGGACGGCGCCGTCGAAGATCCGCCCGGCCTCCTCGCCGCGGGGGATCCTGGTGAGCACGGGCCCGAAGAACGCCGTGCCGTTGAAGGCCACGACCGGCGTGCCGACCTCGTCGCCCACGCGGTCGATGCCGTCCTTGTGGGACGCGCGCAGCTGGGCGTCGTACTCGTCGCTGTGCGCGTAGGATGCGAGGTCGGCCGGCAGGCCCACCTCCTCCAGCGACTCCCGGATCACGACGTCGAAGTCCTTGTTCTGGCCGATGTGGATCCGTGTGCCCATCGCGTCGTACAGCTTCTTGATGTACTCGTCCCCGTGCAGCTCGGCCGCGGCGATGATCACGCGCACCGGGCCCCAGCCCTGCAGCATCATGGCCTGGTACTCCTCGGGGAGATCCCGCCCCTCGTTGAGGACGGACAGGCTCATGACGTGCCACGCGACCGAGATGTCGCGGACCTGCTCCACCTCACCGATCCAGCGGGACGTGATCCAGGCGAAGGGACACAGGGGGTCGAACCAGAAATCGGCCTTCTCGACGGTCGTGGACGCGCTCATGCGGTACTCCTTGCAGGGGTTGGTGAGGCCGAAGCCTTTTCCGGTGCAACCCGCCCCGGCGGCTCGCTATTCCGTCCGAATTGGTGCGGGCCCACGGGAGGCGGTCTAATGAGAGGACACGACCAGTCGAGGATGCCTGGCGCTATCCCTGCGTCGCCATCGGGCTGGATGAGCTTGCACCGGCCACCCGGTGCCGAAAAGGATGCCGCTGTGCAGCACCACCGGACCGAGACCCACGACACCTGGCTGGAACGCGAAGCCCTCGCCGAAGCCATGATCCCGCTCATCGGGCGCCTGTACCGCGACAACAACGTCGTCACGAGCATCCACGGACGCAGCCTCATCAACAAGTCGACGATGAACATCCTCAAGGCGCACCGCTTCGCGAGGCGCATCACCACCGAGGAGCTGCGCCTCGAGGACACCGCTCCCCTGCTGCAGATGCTCGCCGACCTGGACCTCGGCGCCGCCGCGATCGACATCGGACGCCTCCGCTTCGCCTACGACCGCGCCGGGGACGGCCGGACCCTCGAGGAGTTCGTCCGCGCGGAGCTCGCCGACATCGTCGGCCGGGGCGGGCGCGACGAGCGCACGAGCACCGACGTCGTCCTCTACGGTTTCGGGCGGATCGGGCGCCTCGTGGCCCGGCTCCTCATCGAGAAGGCCGGCGGCGGCCACGGACTGAGGCTGCGCGCCGTCGTCGTCCGCCGGGGCTCGGACAACGACCTCGCCAAGCGCGCGAGCCTGCTGCGCCGCGACTCGGTGCACGGCCCCTTCGAGGGGACCATCCAGGTCGACGAGGCGTCGAACACGATCACCGCCAACGGGATCCGCATCCAGGTGATCTACTCCGACGATCCGGCATCCATCGACTACACCGCGTACGGCATCCACGACGCGATCGTCGTCGACAACACGGGCCGCTGGCGCGACGCCGAGGGCCTGTCCCAGCACCTCAAGAGCCGCGGGGTGGCGAAGGTCCTGCTGACCGCCCCCGGCAAGGGCAGCCTGAAGAACATCGTGCACGGCATCAACCACGCCGCCATCGAGGACACCGACCGCATCATCACCGCGGCGTCCTGCACCACCAACGCGATCACGCCCGTCCTCAAGGCGGTCAACGACCGCTTCGGCGTGGTCCACGGGCATGTGGAGACCGTCCACTCCTTCACGAACGACCAGAACCTGATCGACAACTTCCACCACGGCGACCGGCGCGGGCGCTCGGCGGCACTGAACATGGTCCTCACCGAGACGGGAGCGGCGACGGCGGTGGCGAAGGCCCTGCCCGAGCTTGCCGGCAAGCTGACCGGCAGTTCCATCCGCGTCCCGACCCCGGACGTTTCCATCGCCATCCTCAACCTCACCCTCGAGCACGGGACCACGAAGGAGGAGGTCAACACCTACCTCCGCGAGATGTCCCTCCACTCGGGCATGCGCAAGCAGGTGGACTACATCGACAGCCCGGAGGTGGTCTCGACGGACTTCGTCGGCTCGCGCCGCACGGGCATCGTCGACGGCCTCGCGACCATCGCCGACGGCACCTACCTCGTCCTGTACGTCTGGTACGACAACGAGTTCGGGTACAGCTGCCAGGTGGTGCGGGTCCTCGAGGAGATGGCCGCGGTGCACCCGCCGTCCTACCCCGTCGCGGACCTCGAGGCTGCGGTGGCAGCGCACCCCTGACGCGGCCGGGGACGATGCCGCGCAGACGAACCACGGCAGCACCCTGCGTCGACCAGTCAGGCAGGTCCCTCCGTGCACGTTCTGAGGGTGCCGCTCACCATCAGGCCTGGTCCGCCCCGCTGCGAGCCTCGCGCAGCGCGCCGGGAGCAGCCGGCGTGCCGTCAAGAGCACAGTGCGTAGGATGATCGCTGTCCGCCAGGGCGGGGTTCCGAATGGTGACAGCCGCAAGAATGCCGCTGAGCACCAGGATGACCGCGCCGATGATGCAGGCGGCGTCGAATCCTGCCTGGAACACGTGCGGGTTGCTGTAGGCGTCGCCGGTCAGTCCCACGGCGGCCGGCAGGACAGCGATGGCGATCAAGCCCGCTGCCCGCGCCACAGCGTTGTTCACGCCGGAGGCCAATCCGGCCTGGCGTTCCGGCACGGCGGACAGCGCGGTCGATGTCAGGGGAGCAACGAGCAGCGACAGGCCGAGGCCGAGCACGATCACCGATGGCAGCACGTCCACGAGGTAGGACGCACCCGGCCCGATCCGCAGCATGAGGACAAGTGCTGCGGCACACAGCAGCGGTCCGACCGCCATCGGTATTCTCGGCCCGATCCGGGAACTGAGCGCACCTGCGCGGGGCGACAGGACGAGCATCAGAGCCGTGATCGGGAGCATCGCGGTCCCGGACGCCAGTGGGCTGAATCCCGCCACGACCTGGAGATGGACGACGAGCAGGAAGAAGACGCCGCCGAAGACGGCGTAGATGAGGAAGGTGACGGCGTTCGCGGCGCTGAACTGGCGGTTGCCGAAGATCCGCAACGGAAGCATCGGATGCTCGGTCCGCCACTCGACCACGAGGAAGGCCAGGGCGGCGGTGAGGCCCAGGGCCCCTGACGCGAGGACAGCCGGAGCGCCGATTCCCTGGGTCGGCGCCTCGATCAGGGCGTAGGTGGTTCCAGCGAGTGCCAGTGCCCCGAGGAGCGCTCCGGCGACATCGAGGCGGCCGGTTGCATCGGTGTCGCGCGTTTCCGGGACGTGCCGTGCCGCGATCCAGATGGCGGCGGCGGCGATGGGGACGTTGATGAAGAAGATCCAGCGCCAGGAGAAGCTCTCCACGAGCCAGCCACCGAGGAAGGGTCCGATGGCGGTGGCCACCCCGCCCAGTCCGGACCAGGCGCCGATGGCCCGCGCGCGGTCCTCACCGGCGAAGCTGGCCTGGATGATGGCGAGACTGCCTGGCGTGAGCAGCGCCCCTCCGACTCCCTGCAATGAGCGCGCCGCGATGAGCAGGCCGGCATCCGGCGCCAGCCCGCACAGCAGGGAGGCAACCGCGAACCAGACGACACCGACGATGAAGATACGCCGGCGCCCGAATCTGTCGCCCAAGGAGCCGCCGAGGAGGATGAAGGAGGCAAGGGTCAGGGTGTAGCCGGTGACCATCCACTGGAGTGCTGCGAAGTCGGTGCCCAGGTCCAGGCCGATCGTCGGCAACGCGATGTTCACGACCGTCGCGTCGATCCCCGCGATACCGGAGCCGAGCACCGTTGCCAACAGGATCCACCGGCCGGACGCCGTCTTCACGCGGATCTCACTCATCGCCCACCGTCCGTCCACGCCCGTCGTGCCTCGGGCCCCAGGCAAAGTATGGCACCGTCATGCACGCCGTCCGGCGAGCAGCCGCCATAGGACGGGTTGCAGGAACTGGGGAGGGCCGACCACGGTCATCGCGCCGGGGTAGCGGAGAAACAGATGTGCGGCCTGCCGCAGGCGGAGCCCTCCCGTGGGAGTGAGTGCTTCCTCGTCCGCGAGGTCGTGGAGCGCCTCGAAGAAGCCCCTCATCTCCCGGCCCGGCTCGATGCTCACATCGACCACGACGGCAGCGCCGGACCGGTTGGCGTAGGTGTGGATCGTCCCGGGCGGAATCTCGACGTCCTCCCCCGCCGTCAGCGTGCGCCATTGCCGCTCCACGCGGACCGCCAGACTACCGGCCACGACCGCGAAGAGCTCCGTGGCCGCCGGATGCCGGTGGAGAGGCGGACCGTGGAAATCCGGCGCGAGTTCGAGCCGGAAGCGCTGGACGGACTCGGACGGAGCGCTGAGGAAGGTCATCGTCTGCCCCGCGCGCGGGTTGAACCGGACGGCAACGGCCCGGTTCATGACCGGTACCACGCGATGGTCTGCTCGATCGCGTCATCCAGGGGCGTCGGTCCCAGGCTGAAGGCCTGTTCGAAACTCGTCGAATCGACGACGTAGGGGTGCTCGAACTCGTACATCATCTCGCTGACCTCCCGCATGATCGGGCTCACCAGGCCCAGGACGCGTGCCTGGGGTGGGCGCAGGAAGCGTGTGCGGGCGGCGCCCTGTTGCCCCGCGAGCTCCCAGATACGTTGGGCGAAGTCCCCTTGGGTGAGCGCTGCCTGCACCGGCGGGATCCAGGCCCTGCCCCATCCCGTCCCGCTCACCCCCAGGCTCACCATCGCCTCGGCGACGTCGGGGACGAAGCTGAAGCTGTGCAGGGCGTCTGCCCTCCCCAGGAACTGCATGGGCCGCCCTTGGGCCGCTGTGGCGAAGACGGACTTTCCGTTCCGGTCGTAGCCTGCGCCGAAGTAGTGTGACGGCCGCGAGAGCGCGACGCGCAGGAGTCCGTGACGGTGGGCGTCCATCGCGGTGGTGGCCATGGCCTGGCGTAGGTGCCCTTTCCTGCTGGATGGCACCTCGACGGAGTCCTCGGTCAGGGCGCCATGGCGCGGCGCGCCGTACATGTAGAGGTTGTCCGCGACCACCAGATCGGCCCTGACGCGGACCGTTGCGTCGATCACGGACTGCTGCAGCGCGGCGAACTCGTCATGCCACCGCGAGTAGGCGGGCTGGGCGCACTGGTACACCACCGCGCTGCCGTCGAGTGCCCGCGCGAGGCCGTCCGTATCGGTGGCGTCGGCCGTGCGGACCTCGACTCCTGGAGCCGGCTGGGACCCTCGGCGGCTGACGAGGCGGGTTTCACGGCCCCGGGCAGCGAGGGCGCGCACAACTGCTGTGCCCAGCGCGCCCGCACCCACGACGGCGTGGACCGTCTTCACGGCCGGGCCGCGCTGTTCGTCGGGAGGAGGGGGCGACCGGGGCGCGCCGCGCGGAGGAGGAGCACGGCGCCCAGGACCAGGAACCACAGCTGGACGAGCGCGCTGCTGACGCTGATCGCAGCGCCCAGATCCATCCCGAACACCTCGAGCCAGGGCAGCAGCAGGGCGGCCACGACGACGAACCCGAAGGAGCCGAGCCACGCGGGCACCGTGTGGGACCGGAGGATCGCGACGCACAGGAGGGTGAGGGAGAACGCAGCGAACGCGCTGACGCCCAGCAATTCGCCGATCGCACCGCCGAACGTGTTGATGGCATCGAAGACGACCGCTTCGGCGTCGTCCGGTGTGGCGACGTAGCCGGCCGCCAGAGCCGGGAGCACCGTGAGCCATCGGATGATGCCGATACTCCGGGCGAGGGTGGAGAGGGCCGCGAACAGGACAGCCAGGCGGGTCAGGGACGAGCCCCCCACGACCTTGGCAACCAATCCGACGACCGGGAGGAAGGCGATGCTGTACGCGAGATACACGAGGTACCCGACGCGGACGGCGTCCGCCTGCTCGACGATGCGAGGCATGATGCTGGTGGCCGGTTCGTCGAGACTTGCGGGCCAGTCGATGGCTGCCCCGAGCACGATCAGGGGGACGAAGAGCAGGACCCCGAACAGCAGCGAAGCGGTTCCGGCCGCCACGAGGAGCCGGCGCGTCGGCACCTGCTGCTCGGGCGGGGCAATAATGGGGTGGTTCATGACACGACTCCAATCGTGAATATTACCAGTGGTAAGTTACTTACCACTGGTAATATAAGAAGCCGAAAGGCAAGCTGTCAACCCCCCGAGAGGACCCAGAATGGCCCACGTTGCGTCCGATGCGGCCCCCGCACCGCGCACCCAGGCAGGGCGTCAGCGCTACCACCACGGAGACCTGCGCAATGCCCTGCTCGACGCCGGGCGCGCCGAAGCGCGGTCCGTCGGTGCGGAGTCGCTCACTCTTCGAGGCGTCGCACGCCGCGCGGGTGTGTCCCATGCGGCTGCCTACAACCACTTCACCGACAAGAATGACCTGCTGCGCGGCATCGCCATCGAGTCGTTCCGGGACTTCGCCGGGCTCATCAGGTCCCTGGACCGGACCGAGACGGAGCTCGAGGACCTCGGCGTCCTGTACACGAAGTTCGCGTTCGAGCATCCGGTGGAGTTCCGCTTCATGTTCCGCCGGGAACTGTGCGCCCCGGAGGGTGAACCCGATCCACTGGCGGAGGCGTCACTCGACGCCCAGGGGGCCTTCGGCGATCGGCTGGCGGATCTGCAGCGGCGGCAGGTCCTGGTGGCCGGCGATCTCGAGCCACTGCTCCTGGCCGTGTGGAGCCAGATGCACGGCCTGACGACCATCCTGCTCGAAACACCGGCCTTCAAGTCCATCAGTCAGGCGGACGCGCTCGGGCTCGCGCGTAGCGGGATGCGCCAGCTCGCGGCGGGCCTCAACCCCCCGGCCCTGCCGCAACGACCGCCGGCCTGACGGGACTCCGACGCCCAGCCGGCCGGGTGTCGCGTCAGCGCGGTATCAGGCCGACTTGTTGCGGCGCTTGGAGGCCACCTCGTGCGAGATGAGGGTGGGTTCGGCGCGCTTTCCGACGACGTCGTCCGTGATGACCACCGTGGCGATGTCCTCGCGGCTGGGGAGGTCGAACATGACCGGCAGGAGGACCTCCTCCATGATGGCGCGGAGGCCCCGTGCACCGGTTCCCCGGTCCAGCGCGAGGTCGGCGATGGCCTCGAGGGCCTTCGGTTCGAGGACGAGTTCGACGCCGTCGAGCAGGAACATCTTCTGGTACTGCTTCAGCAGGGCGTTCTTCGGCGCGGTCAGGATCTGCATGAGCGCCGGGCGGTCGAGATGCGTGACCGTGGTGATGACGGGCAGCCGGCCGATGAACTCGGGAATGAGGCCGAACTTCAGCAGGTCCTCGGGCATGACGTCCCCGTAGCTCGCCTCCTCGTTCTTGAGGGAGCTCAGGGGTGCGCCGAACCCGATGCCCTTCCGGCCCGCACGGGAGCCGATGATCTCCTCGAGACCGGCGAACGCGCCGGCGACGATGAACAGCACGTTCGTGGTGTCGATCTGGATGAATTCCTGGTGCGGGTGCTTGCGCCCGCCCTGCGGGGGCACGGAGGCCACGGTGCCTTCGAGGATCTTCAGCAGCGCCTGCTGGACGCCCTCGCCGGACACGTCGCGCGTGATCGAGGGGTTCTCGCTCTTGCGGGAGATCTTGTCGATCTCGTCGATGTAGATGATGCCCCGCTCGGCCTTCTTGACGTCGTAGTCGGCGGCCTGGATCAGCTTCAGCAGGATGTTCTCGACGTCCTCGCCGACGTAGCCCGCCTCGGTGAGGGCCGTCGCGTCGGCGACCGCGAACGGCACGTTCAGGCGACGCGCGAGGGTCTGGGCGAGATAGGTCTTGCCACACCCGGTGGGGCCGATGAGCAGGATGTTGGACTTCGCGATCTCGACGTCCTCGGTCTCGACCGCGTCGGCCAGCGTACCGGCGGCGCGGGGCCCGTTGCCCGACTGGATGCGCTTGTAGTGGTTGTAGACGGCGACGGCGAGGGAACGCTTCGCGGGCTCCTGGCCCACCACGTACTCCTGCAGGAAGTCGAAGATCTCGCGGGGCTTCGGCAGCTCGAACGTCCCGAGATCGGCGACCTCGGAGAGCTCTTCCTCGATGATCTCGTTGCACAGGTCGATGCACTCGTCGCAGATGTACACACCGGGGCCGGCGATCAGCTTCCGGACCTGCTTCTGGCTCTTCCCGCAGAAAGAGCACTTGAGCAGATCCGTGCTCTCACCAATGCGAGCCATGGTTCAATCCCCTTAGGTTTATCGCGATTGCTATGACCACTGTAGGCCACCAGCCCGTGGGAGCCAGTATCAAAAGGCCCGTGGTGCCATGCGGCACCACGGGCGAGCAGCGGGTCGGGTGGCGGATCCGGAGTCGGCCGACTCGTGGATCCGCCGTCCGGCTACGGGGTGTTGATCTTCGGCGGCGTGATCTTCCGGGAGGTCAGGACCTCGTCGACCAGCCCGTACTCCACGGCGTCGGCCGCGGTGAGGATCTTGTCGCGCTCGATGTCGATGTTGACCTGCTCGGAGCTGCGGCCCGAGTGGAGGGCCAGCGTGTCCTCGAGCCAGGTGCGCATGCGCATGACCTCGTTGGCCTGGATCTCCAGGTCGGAGGCCTGCCCGCCCTGTCCTCCGGAGAGGGCCGGCTGGTGGATCAGCACGCGGGCGTTCGGCAGGGCCAGGCGCTTGCCCGGCGCTCCCGCGGCCAGCAGGACCGCTGCGGCACTGGCAGCCTGGCCGAGGCAGACGGTCTGCACCTCGGGCCGGATGAACTGCATGGTGTCGTAGATCGCCGTCATGGCCGTGAAGGAACCACCGGGCGAGTTGATGTACAGCGTGATGTCGCGCTCGGGGTCCGTGGACTCGAGGACGAGCAGCTGGGCCATGACGTCGTCCGCGGAGGCGTCGTCCACCTGCGTGCCGAGGAAGATGATGCGGTCCTCGAACAGCTTCGTATACGGGTCCTGGCGCTTGAAGCCGTAGGGCGTGCGCTCTTCGAACTGGGGAAGGATGTAGCGGCTGGTCGGCAGGTTGTGCGCCGACGATCCCGCTGCTGCCTGGAATTCGTGGTTCATGGTGTCTCCTGTAGGACGACTGGTGAAGAGAGGGGCTGGGCGCGGACTAGGCGGTCTGGTCGGTTCCGCCGCCGCCGGCCACGGAGCCCGAGTGCGCGGAGATGTGGTCGAAGAACCCGTATTCGAGGGCTTCCTGGGCCGTGAACCACTTGTCGCGGTCGTTGTCCTTCAGGATCTTCTCGACGGTCTGGCCCGTCTGTTCCGCCGTGAGCTCGGCCATGACCCGCTTCATGTGCAGGATCAGCTCGGCCTGGATCCGGATGTCCGTCGCGGTTCCACCGATGCCGCCGGACGGCTGGTGCATCAGGATCCGGGCGTGGGGCGTCGCGTAGCGCTTGCCCTTCGTGCCCGAGGAGAGCAGGAACTGGCCCATCGAGGCGGCGAGGCCGGTGGCCACGGTGACGACGTCGTTGGGGATGAACTGCATGGTGTCGTAGATCGCCATGCCGGCGGTCACCGAACCACCGGGCGAGTTGATGTAGAGGAAGATGTCGCGCTCGGGATCCTCGGCCGACAGCAGCAGGAGCTGTGAGCAGATGGCGTTCGCGTTGTCGTCGCGGACCTCCGAACCGAGCCAGATGATGCGCTCCTTGAGGAGCCTGTTGTAGATGTAGTCGTCACGACCGCCCATCTCGGGGCCGGCCATGCTCGGGGTGCTTGGTTCGGTTGCCATTGACGTTAACCTCTCACTCTGGCGGGCCGCTGCCGCTTCGGCCGACCCGTCCGTTTGTCTCTCCTTGGACACTAACCCGCTGGCCTCACGAATTGCTCCCGCTCCGGGAACTGTTCGCTGACGGCGCACGGTCGCACGGGCCCCGTCCGGACGCCGTTCGCCGAGGGCTCTCGCCCGTTTCCCGGGGGCTTAAAACAGGCAGCGGCGCCGCCGCCCGAGGGCTACGGCACCGCTGTCTTCGCTGCTGGTTACTCGGAAGCCGCCTTCTTGCGCGGCGCCCTCTTCTTCTTCGGTGCTTCGGCAGCCTCGGGCTCCTCGGCAGCTTCCGGCGCTGCAGCCTCGGGGGCCTCCGTCGCGTCCGCTTCGGCCTCGGTGGCCTCCGCTTCGGGTGCCTCGGCGACCTCGGTGGCCTGGCCGTCCTCGACGACGTCCTGCTCGGTCTCGATGTCGTCCGCGCTGATGGTCTCGGTGTCGTCACCGGCGGGGCGGACGAACTCGCTGAGGTCGACGACGGCACCGTTGGTGTCGGTGACCGTCGCGTACTCGAGGACCTTGGCGAGGGCCTTGCGGCGACGCACTTCTCCGACGATCATCGGGACCTGGCCGCTCTGGTCGAGCATCTGCGCGAACTGGTTCGGCTCCATGCCGTACTGGCCGGCCGTGGAGACGATGTAGTCGATCAGTTCGGGCTGGCTGACGCCGACCTCTTCCTTCTCGGCGACGGCGTCGAGGATGACCTCGTTCTGGAAGGCGCGCTCCGTGTTGGTGCGGATCTCCGCGCGGTGCTCTTCAGTGTCGTGGTCCTCGCCGGCGCTGTGGGCGTTCTCACCGTTGAAGTGCTGCTCGAGCTGCTCTT
This window contains:
- the valS gene encoding valine--tRNA ligase produces the protein MADTTQGTDTPSPQPVSVPDKPVLEGLEERLSRQWREDGTYAFNRDTTRADVYSIDTPPPTASGSLHVGHMFSYTQTDVMARFKRMRGANVFYPMGWDDNGLPTERRVQNYYGVRCDPSVPYDADYRPPAEPAKNQRDFDAVSRKNFIELCEELAVEDEKVFENLFSTLGLSVDWDLTYRTIDDTSRAVSQRAFLENLKAGDAYLAEAPTLWDVTFRTAVAQAELEDREQAGAYHRIAFHAPDGSQIHVETTRPELLPACVALVAHPDDERYKPLFGTTVTSPLFDVEVEIKAHPLAKPDKGSGIAMICTFGDLTDVTWWRELQLPTRAVVGRDGRLRAEAPEWIATERARENYGQLAGKTIFSAKEAVVALLRESGDLEGEPKKIMHPVNFYEKGDKPLEVVTSRQWYIRNGGRDAGKREVLIERGRQIDFHPAFMRSRYENWIEGLNGDWLVSRQRFFGVPVPVWYRLDGDGEPEYEDPIIPALESLPVDPAADPAPGFEETARSQPGGFIGDSDVLDTWATSSLTPQIVGGWARDEDLFAKVFPFDLRPQGHDIIRTWLFSTAVRADALQDSVPWKHAALSGWILDPDRKKMSKSKGNVVVPTDVLEQFGADAVRYWAASAKLGADTAYEVNQMKIGRRLAIKLLNASKFVLNLGVTEASIGSGALDRVSNALDISLLAQLRTVTEQATAAFEKYDYARALQLTESFFWTFTDDYVELVKDRAYGDPDDAGTQSVQTALATTLDALLRLFAPFLPFATEEVWSWWREGSVHQAAWPGAEALTALPHTADAGVLTSVALALGGIRKAKSEAKVKQRTEVERAVVTASPAQAGQIRAGLADLLAAGNARDLEVVEGDGPVSVSDVELVPQPAE
- a CDS encoding DsbA family protein produces the protein MSASTTVEKADFWFDPLCPFAWITSRWIGEVEQVRDISVAWHVMSLSVLNEGRDLPEEYQAMMLQGWGPVRVIIAAAELHGDEYIKKLYDAMGTRIHIGQNKDFDVVIRESLEEVGLPADLASYAHSDEYDAQLRASHKDGIDRVGDEVGTPVVAFNGTAFFGPVLTRIPRGEEAGRIFDGAVLMSEFPGFFELKRSRTESPRFD
- a CDS encoding glyceraldehyde-3-phosphate dehydrogenase, producing the protein MEREALAEAMIPLIGRLYRDNNVVTSIHGRSLINKSTMNILKAHRFARRITTEELRLEDTAPLLQMLADLDLGAAAIDIGRLRFAYDRAGDGRTLEEFVRAELADIVGRGGRDERTSTDVVLYGFGRIGRLVARLLIEKAGGGHGLRLRAVVVRRGSDNDLAKRASLLRRDSVHGPFEGTIQVDEASNTITANGIRIQVIYSDDPASIDYTAYGIHDAIVVDNTGRWRDAEGLSQHLKSRGVAKVLLTAPGKGSLKNIVHGINHAAIEDTDRIITAASCTTNAITPVLKAVNDRFGVVHGHVETVHSFTNDQNLIDNFHHGDRRGRSAALNMVLTETGAATAVAKALPELAGKLTGSSIRVPTPDVSIAILNLTLEHGTTKEEVNTYLREMSLHSGMRKQVDYIDSPEVVSTDFVGSRRTGIVDGLATIADGTYLVLYVWYDNEFGYSCQVVRVLEEMAAVHPPSYPVADLEAAVAAHP